The following coding sequences lie in one Lolium perenne isolate Kyuss_39 chromosome 2, Kyuss_2.0, whole genome shotgun sequence genomic window:
- the LOC127333317 gene encoding polyadenylate-binding protein RBP45 isoform X2 yields the protein MYQQPMNGQHAPQPQASGPPPPAPQQQQAPPPQQYYQAAPPQYYQQGPPPAMWGHPQQHMPPQYAAPPPQQYAPPPPHQYAQPPPQQYAQQPPPHYGGAPAPAPGAEDVKTLWIGDLQYWMDENYLYSAFAPVGPQQVTNVKIIRSKSTGQPEGYGFVEFLSRAAAEYALSFNGQMMPSVEQAFKLNWASSSSGDKRGDDGSDHTIFVGDLAADVTDAMLEEIFKASYPSVKGANVVTDRATGRSKGYGFVRFGDATEQARAMTEMNGVQLSTRHMRIGPAANKKNMGTQQTYSSNGYQSSQGNEASNDPNNTTIFVGGLDSNIDENYLKQVFTPYGEVNHVKIPVGKRCGFVQFTSRSCAEGAINALNGTLIGSSNVRLSWGRSTKQPQQDASQGNVNSYYGYQQGHDAYYGASNVQDPSMQTYGYAGYGSYEQQQPSQPQQQPPQQQPPQ from the exons ATGTACCAGCAGCCAATGAACGGGCAGCACGCGCCGCAGCCGCAGGCCTCCGGGCCGCCGCCTCCTGCCCCGCAGCAGCAGCAGGCGCCCCCGCCGCAGCAGTACTACCAGGCGGCGCCGCCGCAGTACTACCAGCAGGGCCCGCCGCCGGCCATGTGGGGCCACCCGCAGCAGCACATGCCCCCGCAGTACGCGGCCCCGCCCCCGCAGCAGTACGCGCCCCCGCCCCCTCACCAGTACGCGCAGCCGCCGCCGCAGCAGTACGCGCAGCAGCCGCCGCCGCACTACGGCGgcgcgcccgcgcccgcgcccggAGCCGAGGATGTCAAGACCCTGTGGATCGGGGATCTCCAGTACTGGATGGACGAGAACTACCTCTACAGCGCCTTTGCGCCCGTCGGGCCGCAGCAG GTCACCAACGTGAAGATTATCCGCAGCAAGTCAACTGGGCAGCCTGAGGGTTATGGTTTCGTTGAATTTCTCTCTCGAGCTGCTGCAGAATATGCTCTCAGCTTTAATGGACAGATGATGCCTTCTGTTGAACAAGCTTTTAAGCTAAACTGGGCTTCTTCTAGCTCTGGTGACAAGCGTGGTGATGATGGCTCTGATCACACCATATTCGTTGGTGATTTGGCTGCTGATGTTACTGACGCCATGTTGGAAGAGATATTCAAAGCCTCCTACCCTTCAGTTAAAGGTGCTAATGTTGTTACCGACAGGGCCACTGGTCGCTCCAAAGGATATGGTTTTGTTCGTTTTGGAGATGCAACTGAGCAGGCACGTGCTATGACTGAAATGAATGGAGTACAGTTGTCTACGAGACATATGAGGATAGGGCCTGCAGCTAACAAGAAGAATATGGGTACGCAGCAGACATACTCGTCTAATG GGTACCAGAGCTCACAAGGAAATGAGGCGTCGAATGATCCCAACAATACTACA ATCTTTGTGGGCGGGTTAGATTCCAATATAGATGAGAACTATCTAAAGCAAGTTTTTACTCCATATGGCGAAGTGAACCATGTAAAGATTCCTGTAGGCAAGCGTTGTGGATTTGTCCAATTTACCAGCAG GTCATGCGCCGAGGGAGCCATCAATGCGCTGAATGGGACTCTGATTGGAAGTTCCAACGTTCGTCTTTCATGGGGCCGTAGCACCAAACAG CCCCAGCAGGATGCAAGCCAGGGTAATGTCAACAGCTACTATGGATATCAGCAGGGTCATGATGCTTACTATGGTGCATCCAATGTGCAAGATCCTAGCATGCAAACCTATGGATATGCTGGTTATGGCAGCTACGAGCAGCAGCAGCCATCTCAACCACAGCAGCAGCCTCCGCAGCAGCAACCTCCACAGTAG
- the LOC127333317 gene encoding polyadenylate-binding protein RBP45 isoform X1, whose translation MYQQPMNGQHAPQPQASGPPPPAPQQQQAPPPQQYYQAAPPQYYQQGPPPAMWGHPQQHMPPQYAAPPPQQYAPPPPHQYAQPPPQQYAQQPPPHYGGAPAPAPGAEDVKTLWIGDLQYWMDENYLYSAFAPVGPQQVTNVKIIRSKSTGQPEGYGFVEFLSRAAAEYALSFNGQMMPSVEQAFKLNWASSSSGDKRGDDGSDHTIFVGDLAADVTDAMLEEIFKASYPSVKGANVVTDRATGRSKGYGFVRFGDATEQARAMTEMNGVQLSTRHMRIGPAANKKNMGTQQTYSSNAGYQSSQGNEASNDPNNTTIFVGGLDSNIDENYLKQVFTPYGEVNHVKIPVGKRCGFVQFTSRSCAEGAINALNGTLIGSSNVRLSWGRSTKQPQQDASQGNVNSYYGYQQGHDAYYGASNVQDPSMQTYGYAGYGSYEQQQPSQPQQQPPQQQPPQ comes from the exons ATGTACCAGCAGCCAATGAACGGGCAGCACGCGCCGCAGCCGCAGGCCTCCGGGCCGCCGCCTCCTGCCCCGCAGCAGCAGCAGGCGCCCCCGCCGCAGCAGTACTACCAGGCGGCGCCGCCGCAGTACTACCAGCAGGGCCCGCCGCCGGCCATGTGGGGCCACCCGCAGCAGCACATGCCCCCGCAGTACGCGGCCCCGCCCCCGCAGCAGTACGCGCCCCCGCCCCCTCACCAGTACGCGCAGCCGCCGCCGCAGCAGTACGCGCAGCAGCCGCCGCCGCACTACGGCGgcgcgcccgcgcccgcgcccggAGCCGAGGATGTCAAGACCCTGTGGATCGGGGATCTCCAGTACTGGATGGACGAGAACTACCTCTACAGCGCCTTTGCGCCCGTCGGGCCGCAGCAG GTCACCAACGTGAAGATTATCCGCAGCAAGTCAACTGGGCAGCCTGAGGGTTATGGTTTCGTTGAATTTCTCTCTCGAGCTGCTGCAGAATATGCTCTCAGCTTTAATGGACAGATGATGCCTTCTGTTGAACAAGCTTTTAAGCTAAACTGGGCTTCTTCTAGCTCTGGTGACAAGCGTGGTGATGATGGCTCTGATCACACCATATTCGTTGGTGATTTGGCTGCTGATGTTACTGACGCCATGTTGGAAGAGATATTCAAAGCCTCCTACCCTTCAGTTAAAGGTGCTAATGTTGTTACCGACAGGGCCACTGGTCGCTCCAAAGGATATGGTTTTGTTCGTTTTGGAGATGCAACTGAGCAGGCACGTGCTATGACTGAAATGAATGGAGTACAGTTGTCTACGAGACATATGAGGATAGGGCCTGCAGCTAACAAGAAGAATATGGGTACGCAGCAGACATACTCGTCTAATG CAGGGTACCAGAGCTCACAAGGAAATGAGGCGTCGAATGATCCCAACAATACTACA ATCTTTGTGGGCGGGTTAGATTCCAATATAGATGAGAACTATCTAAAGCAAGTTTTTACTCCATATGGCGAAGTGAACCATGTAAAGATTCCTGTAGGCAAGCGTTGTGGATTTGTCCAATTTACCAGCAG GTCATGCGCCGAGGGAGCCATCAATGCGCTGAATGGGACTCTGATTGGAAGTTCCAACGTTCGTCTTTCATGGGGCCGTAGCACCAAACAG CCCCAGCAGGATGCAAGCCAGGGTAATGTCAACAGCTACTATGGATATCAGCAGGGTCATGATGCTTACTATGGTGCATCCAATGTGCAAGATCCTAGCATGCAAACCTATGGATATGCTGGTTATGGCAGCTACGAGCAGCAGCAGCCATCTCAACCACAGCAGCAGCCTCCGCAGCAGCAACCTCCACAGTAG